In Brachypodium distachyon strain Bd21 chromosome 2, Brachypodium_distachyon_v3.0, whole genome shotgun sequence, one genomic interval encodes:
- the LOC100842948 gene encoding uncharacterized protein LOC100842948 isoform X3, with product MGFFAASGLLLLLLPVALLATAGEGAGKRAPPHRILVDTDVDTDDLFAILYLLKHDRAEFDVQAITINTNSWTDAGHAGNQLYDLLYMMGRDDIAVGVGGEGGISDDGRMYPDIGGYFPIIDQEMSTVGGCRYRQSIPQGGGGRLDINANYGVRRAFLPQGKRSYSPLQQPTTQQVMIDTISAGPTNVFLIGTHTNFALFLMNNPHLKENVKHIYIMGGGVRSRNPTGCCLKNDTLCVPRQCGDHGNMFTTYTKNPYAEFNIFGDPFGAYQVFHSGIPVTLVPLDATNTIPITEAFFKAFEEQQSTYEAQYSFQSLKITRDTWFDDQFYASYFMWDSFMSGVALSIIRNGQKPNGENDFAEMELMNITVVTSNEPYGVHDGSNPFFDGHASPKFNLLEGGVHSGHVQTGLDDSFCVLKGSIKGKCQDGYTKEMEGPDSVAVLVAVKAKPNRNVKSPLDREFFENFLEVLNRPEHTGQFNFTNQFPRYKEIMYKPDFKHQIKGKPVIFDMDMSPGDFVALMCLLKAPLAAIDLRGILVSGNGWANPATVDIIYDVLHMMGRDDIPVGLGNITALRSPDLGCEYVKAIPHGSGGFLDTDTLFGLARVLPRSPRRYTAENSVKYGAPRDTAHPELRQPLAFEVWQHIREGLKPTDKITILSNGPLTNIANIILSDSKAEAIIEHIYIVGGHLAGGDGEEGNVFTVPSNKFSEFNFFLDPQAAKVVVESGSDITLIPLRAQRQVASFGKVIRSLNASDKTPESSFVYRLLLLMEKLQKSNRAYRHTDMFLGELLGAVFLVQQSHLNHSITERAISVSSGHVSIDGQTVLQQTNGKLVKRVAVEKGAVQIDQ from the exons GCTATAACTATCAATACAAACTCATGGACTGATGCTGGTCATGCCGGAAATCAGCTGTATGATCTCCTCTACATGATGGGCCGTGATGACATTGCAGTGGGAGTCGGAGGGGAAGGTGGTATATCCGATGATGGCAGAATGTATCCTGATATTGGTGGCTATTTCCCTATAATTGACCAG GAAATGTCAACAGTAGGGGGGTGCCGATACCGACAGTCAATTCCAcagggaggaggtggccgtTTGGACATCAACGCAAACTATGGGGTTCGACGGGCATTTCTTCCTCAG GGAAAGAGAAGTTACTCCCCTCTTCAACAACCAACAACTCAACAAGTGATGATTGACACCATTTCAGCTGGGCCAACGAATGTCTTCCTCATTGGAACACATACAAACTTTGCACTGTTCCTCATGAACAATCCACACCTAAAGGAAAACGTGAAGCACATTTACATAATGGGTGGGGGTGTGAGATCGCGCAATCCCACTGGTTGCTGCCTCAAGAACGACACCTTGTGTGTGCCACGACAATGTGGTGATCATGGTAACATGTTTACAACTTACACAAAAAATCCATACGCCGAGTTCAACATATTTGGAGACCCTTTTGGCGCATATCAG GTCTTTCATTCTGGAATCCCTGTCACCCTTGTGCCACTTGATGCAACCAACACGATACCAATCACTGAGGCCTTCTTCAAGGCATTTGAGGAGCAACAGAGCACTTATGAGGCACAGTACTCTTTCCAGTCTTTGAAGATTACCCGTGATACTTGGTTTGATGACCAATTCTACGCA AGTTACTTTATGTGGGATTCTTTTATGTCTGGTGTGGCACTCTCAATAATTCGCAATGGTCAGAAACCGAATGGCGAGAACGACTTTGCTGAGATGGAACTGATGAACATAACTGTGGTTACATCCAATGAACCATATGGTGTGCATGATGGATCAAATCCTTTCTTTGATGGGCATGCTAGCCCAAAGTTCAACTTACTTGAAGGTGGTGTACATAGTGGTCATGTTCAGACCGGACTCGATGATTCATTTTGTGTTTTGAAAGGGAGCATTAAAGGAAAATGCCAG GATGGATACACCAAAGAGATGGAAGGTCCTGACTCGGTTGCCGTACTTGTTGCAGTGAAGGCAAAACCTAATAGAAATGTTAAAAGCCCTCTCGATAGAGAGTTCTTCGAGAACTTCCTGGAG GTCTTGAACCGTCCTGAACACACCGGCCAATTCAACTTCACCAACCAGTTTCCTCGCTACAAAGAGATTATGTACAAACCTGATTTCAAACATCAGATTAAAGGAAAACCTGTCATTTTTGACATGGACATGAGTCCAGGAGATTTCGTTGCCCTTATGTGCCTCCTGAAAGCACCTTTGGCTGCAATTGACCTCAGA GGGATATTGGTGAGTGGCAATGGGTGGGCAAATCCGGCAACAGTAGATATTATCTACGATGTTCTCCATATGATGGGCCGTGATGACATTCCAGTAGGACTTGGGAACATCACTGCACTACGCTCCCCTGACCTTGGATGTGAATACGTGAAGGCCATACCACATGGTTCTGGGGGGTTTCTTGACACCGACACCCTTTTTGGACTGGCCCGGGTGTTACCCAGAAGTCCTAGAAG GTACACGGCAGAAAATTCAGTGAAATATGGTGCTCCTAGGGACACCGCACACCCGGAGCTCAGACAGCCATTGGCTTTCGAAGTTTGGCAACATATTAGAGAAGGACTCAAACCAACTGACAAGATAACCATCCTATCCAATGGTCCTCTCACAAACATAGCTAACATCATTCTATCTGATTCAAAGGCAGAAGCAATAATTGAG CACATTTATATAGTTGGCGGTCATTTGGCTGGCGGAGATGGAGAGGAAGGCAATGTGTTCACTGTTCCATCAAATAAGTTTTCGGAGTTCAATTTCTTTCTTGACCCTCAAGCTGCCAAGGTGGTTGTAGAATCTGGTTCAGACATCACTCTCATTCCTTTGAGAGCTCAGCGCCAGGTGGCTTCTTTCGGAAAAGTCATAAGATCGCTAAATGCTTCTGACAAGACTCCTGAATCATCATTTGTCTATCGGTTGTTGCTGTTAATGGAGAAACTGCAAAAGAGTAACAGAGCATACCGTCACACT GACATGTTCCTTGGTGAACTTCTTGGTGCAGTGTTCTTGGTTCAGCAATCGCATCTAAATCACTCAATCACTGAAAGGGCTATCAGTGTTAGTTCTGGTCATGTGAGCATTGATGGTCAGACTGTCCTCCAGCAGACGAATGGGAAGCTAGTAAAG AGAGTCGCCGTGGAAAAAGGAGCTGTGCAGATAGATCAGTAA
- the LOC100842948 gene encoding uncharacterized protein LOC100842948 isoform X5, with protein sequence MGFFAASGLLLLLLPVALLATAGEGAGKRAPPHRILVDTDVDTDDLFAILYLLKHDRAEFDVQAITINTNSWTDAGHAGNQLYDLLYMMGRDDIAVGVGGEGGISDDGRMYPDIGGYFPIIDQEMSTVGGCRYRQSIPQGGGGRLDINANYGVRRAFLPQGKRSYSPLQQPTTQQVMIDTISAGPTNVFLIGTHTNFALFLMNNPHLKENVKHIYIMGGGVRSRNPTGCCLKNDTLCVPRQCGDHGNMFTTYTKNPYAEFNIFGDPFGAYQVFHSGIPVTLVPLDATNTIPITEAFFKAFEEQQSTYEAQYSFQSLKITRDTWFDDQFYASYFMWDSFMSGVALSIIRNGQKPNGENDFAEMELMNITVVTSNEPYGVHDGSNPFFDGHASPKFNLLEGGVHSGHVQTGLDDSFCVLKGSIKGKCQDGYTKEMEGPDSVAVLVAVKAKPNRNVKSPLDREFFENFLEGILVSGNGWANPATVDIIYDVLHMMGRDDIPVGLGNITALRSPDLGCEYVKAIPHGSGGFLDTDTLFGLARVLPRSPRRYTAENSVKYGAPRDTAHPELRQPLAFEVWQHIREGLKPTDKITILSNGPLTNIANIILSDSKAEAIIEHIYIVGGHLAGGDGEEGNVFTVPSNKFSEFNFFLDPQAAKVVVESGSDITLIPLRAQRQVASFGKVIRSLNASDKTPESSFVYRLLLLMEKLQKSNRAYRHTDMFLGELLGAVFLVQQSHLNHSITERAISVSSGHVSIDGQTVLQQTNGKLVKVLDHLDPNAYYTEFAKLLNTMKQSAVVGSFDEQKKKWNK encoded by the exons GCTATAACTATCAATACAAACTCATGGACTGATGCTGGTCATGCCGGAAATCAGCTGTATGATCTCCTCTACATGATGGGCCGTGATGACATTGCAGTGGGAGTCGGAGGGGAAGGTGGTATATCCGATGATGGCAGAATGTATCCTGATATTGGTGGCTATTTCCCTATAATTGACCAG GAAATGTCAACAGTAGGGGGGTGCCGATACCGACAGTCAATTCCAcagggaggaggtggccgtTTGGACATCAACGCAAACTATGGGGTTCGACGGGCATTTCTTCCTCAG GGAAAGAGAAGTTACTCCCCTCTTCAACAACCAACAACTCAACAAGTGATGATTGACACCATTTCAGCTGGGCCAACGAATGTCTTCCTCATTGGAACACATACAAACTTTGCACTGTTCCTCATGAACAATCCACACCTAAAGGAAAACGTGAAGCACATTTACATAATGGGTGGGGGTGTGAGATCGCGCAATCCCACTGGTTGCTGCCTCAAGAACGACACCTTGTGTGTGCCACGACAATGTGGTGATCATGGTAACATGTTTACAACTTACACAAAAAATCCATACGCCGAGTTCAACATATTTGGAGACCCTTTTGGCGCATATCAG GTCTTTCATTCTGGAATCCCTGTCACCCTTGTGCCACTTGATGCAACCAACACGATACCAATCACTGAGGCCTTCTTCAAGGCATTTGAGGAGCAACAGAGCACTTATGAGGCACAGTACTCTTTCCAGTCTTTGAAGATTACCCGTGATACTTGGTTTGATGACCAATTCTACGCA AGTTACTTTATGTGGGATTCTTTTATGTCTGGTGTGGCACTCTCAATAATTCGCAATGGTCAGAAACCGAATGGCGAGAACGACTTTGCTGAGATGGAACTGATGAACATAACTGTGGTTACATCCAATGAACCATATGGTGTGCATGATGGATCAAATCCTTTCTTTGATGGGCATGCTAGCCCAAAGTTCAACTTACTTGAAGGTGGTGTACATAGTGGTCATGTTCAGACCGGACTCGATGATTCATTTTGTGTTTTGAAAGGGAGCATTAAAGGAAAATGCCAG GATGGATACACCAAAGAGATGGAAGGTCCTGACTCGGTTGCCGTACTTGTTGCAGTGAAGGCAAAACCTAATAGAAATGTTAAAAGCCCTCTCGATAGAGAGTTCTTCGAGAACTTCCTGGAG GGGATATTGGTGAGTGGCAATGGGTGGGCAAATCCGGCAACAGTAGATATTATCTACGATGTTCTCCATATGATGGGCCGTGATGACATTCCAGTAGGACTTGGGAACATCACTGCACTACGCTCCCCTGACCTTGGATGTGAATACGTGAAGGCCATACCACATGGTTCTGGGGGGTTTCTTGACACCGACACCCTTTTTGGACTGGCCCGGGTGTTACCCAGAAGTCCTAGAAG GTACACGGCAGAAAATTCAGTGAAATATGGTGCTCCTAGGGACACCGCACACCCGGAGCTCAGACAGCCATTGGCTTTCGAAGTTTGGCAACATATTAGAGAAGGACTCAAACCAACTGACAAGATAACCATCCTATCCAATGGTCCTCTCACAAACATAGCTAACATCATTCTATCTGATTCAAAGGCAGAAGCAATAATTGAG CACATTTATATAGTTGGCGGTCATTTGGCTGGCGGAGATGGAGAGGAAGGCAATGTGTTCACTGTTCCATCAAATAAGTTTTCGGAGTTCAATTTCTTTCTTGACCCTCAAGCTGCCAAGGTGGTTGTAGAATCTGGTTCAGACATCACTCTCATTCCTTTGAGAGCTCAGCGCCAGGTGGCTTCTTTCGGAAAAGTCATAAGATCGCTAAATGCTTCTGACAAGACTCCTGAATCATCATTTGTCTATCGGTTGTTGCTGTTAATGGAGAAACTGCAAAAGAGTAACAGAGCATACCGTCACACT GACATGTTCCTTGGTGAACTTCTTGGTGCAGTGTTCTTGGTTCAGCAATCGCATCTAAATCACTCAATCACTGAAAGGGCTATCAGTGTTAGTTCTGGTCATGTGAGCATTGATGGTCAGACTGTCCTCCAGCAGACGAATGGGAAGCTAGTAAAGGTATTAGATCATCTTGATCCCAATGCTTACTACACTGAGTTTGCAAAACTGCTCAATACCATGAAGCAATCTGCAGTAGTTGGCAGCTTCgatgagcaaaaaaaaaagtggaacAAATGA
- the LOC100842948 gene encoding uncharacterized protein LOC100842948 isoform X2: protein MGFFAASGLLLLLLPVALLATAGEGAGKRAPPHRILVDTDVDTDDLFAILYLLKHDRAEFDVQAITINTNSWTDAGHAGNQLYDLLYMMGRDDIAVGVGGEGGISDDGRMYPDIGGYFPIIDQEMSTVGGCRYRQSIPQGGGGRLDINANYGVRRAFLPQGKRSYSPLQQPTTQQVMIDTISAGPTNVFLIGTHTNFALFLMNNPHLKENVKHIYIMGGGVRSRNPTGCCLKNDTLCVPRQCGDHGNMFTTYTKNPYAEFNIFGDPFGAYQVFHSGIPVTLVPLDATNTIPITEAFFKAFEEQQSTYEAQYSFQSLKITRDTWFDDQFYAKPNGENDFAEMELMNITVVTSNEPYGVHDGSNPFFDGHASPKFNLLEGGVHSGHVQTGLDDSFCVLKGSIKGKCQDGYTKEMEGPDSVAVLVAVKAKPNRNVKSPLDREFFENFLEVLNRPEHTGQFNFTNQFPRYKEIMYKPDFKHQIKGKPVIFDMDMSPGDFVALMCLLKAPLAAIDLRGILVSGNGWANPATVDIIYDVLHMMGRDDIPVGLGNITALRSPDLGCEYVKAIPHGSGGFLDTDTLFGLARVLPRSPRRYTAENSVKYGAPRDTAHPELRQPLAFEVWQHIREGLKPTDKITILSNGPLTNIANIILSDSKAEAIIEHIYIVGGHLAGGDGEEGNVFTVPSNKFSEFNFFLDPQAAKVVVESGSDITLIPLRAQRQVASFGKVIRSLNASDKTPESSFVYRLLLLMEKLQKSNRAYRHTDMFLGELLGAVFLVQQSHLNHSITERAISVSSGHVSIDGQTVLQQTNGKLVKVLDHLDPNAYYTEFAKLLNTMKQSAVVGSFDEQKKKWNK from the exons GCTATAACTATCAATACAAACTCATGGACTGATGCTGGTCATGCCGGAAATCAGCTGTATGATCTCCTCTACATGATGGGCCGTGATGACATTGCAGTGGGAGTCGGAGGGGAAGGTGGTATATCCGATGATGGCAGAATGTATCCTGATATTGGTGGCTATTTCCCTATAATTGACCAG GAAATGTCAACAGTAGGGGGGTGCCGATACCGACAGTCAATTCCAcagggaggaggtggccgtTTGGACATCAACGCAAACTATGGGGTTCGACGGGCATTTCTTCCTCAG GGAAAGAGAAGTTACTCCCCTCTTCAACAACCAACAACTCAACAAGTGATGATTGACACCATTTCAGCTGGGCCAACGAATGTCTTCCTCATTGGAACACATACAAACTTTGCACTGTTCCTCATGAACAATCCACACCTAAAGGAAAACGTGAAGCACATTTACATAATGGGTGGGGGTGTGAGATCGCGCAATCCCACTGGTTGCTGCCTCAAGAACGACACCTTGTGTGTGCCACGACAATGTGGTGATCATGGTAACATGTTTACAACTTACACAAAAAATCCATACGCCGAGTTCAACATATTTGGAGACCCTTTTGGCGCATATCAG GTCTTTCATTCTGGAATCCCTGTCACCCTTGTGCCACTTGATGCAACCAACACGATACCAATCACTGAGGCCTTCTTCAAGGCATTTGAGGAGCAACAGAGCACTTATGAGGCACAGTACTCTTTCCAGTCTTTGAAGATTACCCGTGATACTTGGTTTGATGACCAATTCTACGCA AAACCGAATGGCGAGAACGACTTTGCTGAGATGGAACTGATGAACATAACTGTGGTTACATCCAATGAACCATATGGTGTGCATGATGGATCAAATCCTTTCTTTGATGGGCATGCTAGCCCAAAGTTCAACTTACTTGAAGGTGGTGTACATAGTGGTCATGTTCAGACCGGACTCGATGATTCATTTTGTGTTTTGAAAGGGAGCATTAAAGGAAAATGCCAG GATGGATACACCAAAGAGATGGAAGGTCCTGACTCGGTTGCCGTACTTGTTGCAGTGAAGGCAAAACCTAATAGAAATGTTAAAAGCCCTCTCGATAGAGAGTTCTTCGAGAACTTCCTGGAG GTCTTGAACCGTCCTGAACACACCGGCCAATTCAACTTCACCAACCAGTTTCCTCGCTACAAAGAGATTATGTACAAACCTGATTTCAAACATCAGATTAAAGGAAAACCTGTCATTTTTGACATGGACATGAGTCCAGGAGATTTCGTTGCCCTTATGTGCCTCCTGAAAGCACCTTTGGCTGCAATTGACCTCAGA GGGATATTGGTGAGTGGCAATGGGTGGGCAAATCCGGCAACAGTAGATATTATCTACGATGTTCTCCATATGATGGGCCGTGATGACATTCCAGTAGGACTTGGGAACATCACTGCACTACGCTCCCCTGACCTTGGATGTGAATACGTGAAGGCCATACCACATGGTTCTGGGGGGTTTCTTGACACCGACACCCTTTTTGGACTGGCCCGGGTGTTACCCAGAAGTCCTAGAAG GTACACGGCAGAAAATTCAGTGAAATATGGTGCTCCTAGGGACACCGCACACCCGGAGCTCAGACAGCCATTGGCTTTCGAAGTTTGGCAACATATTAGAGAAGGACTCAAACCAACTGACAAGATAACCATCCTATCCAATGGTCCTCTCACAAACATAGCTAACATCATTCTATCTGATTCAAAGGCAGAAGCAATAATTGAG CACATTTATATAGTTGGCGGTCATTTGGCTGGCGGAGATGGAGAGGAAGGCAATGTGTTCACTGTTCCATCAAATAAGTTTTCGGAGTTCAATTTCTTTCTTGACCCTCAAGCTGCCAAGGTGGTTGTAGAATCTGGTTCAGACATCACTCTCATTCCTTTGAGAGCTCAGCGCCAGGTGGCTTCTTTCGGAAAAGTCATAAGATCGCTAAATGCTTCTGACAAGACTCCTGAATCATCATTTGTCTATCGGTTGTTGCTGTTAATGGAGAAACTGCAAAAGAGTAACAGAGCATACCGTCACACT GACATGTTCCTTGGTGAACTTCTTGGTGCAGTGTTCTTGGTTCAGCAATCGCATCTAAATCACTCAATCACTGAAAGGGCTATCAGTGTTAGTTCTGGTCATGTGAGCATTGATGGTCAGACTGTCCTCCAGCAGACGAATGGGAAGCTAGTAAAGGTATTAGATCATCTTGATCCCAATGCTTACTACACTGAGTTTGCAAAACTGCTCAATACCATGAAGCAATCTGCAGTAGTTGGCAGCTTCgatgagcaaaaaaaaaagtggaacAAATGA
- the LOC100842948 gene encoding uncharacterized protein LOC100842948 isoform X1, with protein sequence MGFFAASGLLLLLLPVALLATAGEGAGKRAPPHRILVDTDVDTDDLFAILYLLKHDRAEFDVQAITINTNSWTDAGHAGNQLYDLLYMMGRDDIAVGVGGEGGISDDGRMYPDIGGYFPIIDQEMSTVGGCRYRQSIPQGGGGRLDINANYGVRRAFLPQGKRSYSPLQQPTTQQVMIDTISAGPTNVFLIGTHTNFALFLMNNPHLKENVKHIYIMGGGVRSRNPTGCCLKNDTLCVPRQCGDHGNMFTTYTKNPYAEFNIFGDPFGAYQVFHSGIPVTLVPLDATNTIPITEAFFKAFEEQQSTYEAQYSFQSLKITRDTWFDDQFYASYFMWDSFMSGVALSIIRNGQKPNGENDFAEMELMNITVVTSNEPYGVHDGSNPFFDGHASPKFNLLEGGVHSGHVQTGLDDSFCVLKGSIKGKCQDGYTKEMEGPDSVAVLVAVKAKPNRNVKSPLDREFFENFLEVLNRPEHTGQFNFTNQFPRYKEIMYKPDFKHQIKGKPVIFDMDMSPGDFVALMCLLKAPLAAIDLRGILVSGNGWANPATVDIIYDVLHMMGRDDIPVGLGNITALRSPDLGCEYVKAIPHGSGGFLDTDTLFGLARVLPRSPRRYTAENSVKYGAPRDTAHPELRQPLAFEVWQHIREGLKPTDKITILSNGPLTNIANIILSDSKAEAIIEHIYIVGGHLAGGDGEEGNVFTVPSNKFSEFNFFLDPQAAKVVVESGSDITLIPLRAQRQVASFGKVIRSLNASDKTPESSFVYRLLLLMEKLQKSNRAYRHTDMFLGELLGAVFLVQQSHLNHSITERAISVSSGHVSIDGQTVLQQTNGKLVKVLDHLDPNAYYTEFAKLLNTMKQSAVVGSFDEQKKKWNK encoded by the exons GCTATAACTATCAATACAAACTCATGGACTGATGCTGGTCATGCCGGAAATCAGCTGTATGATCTCCTCTACATGATGGGCCGTGATGACATTGCAGTGGGAGTCGGAGGGGAAGGTGGTATATCCGATGATGGCAGAATGTATCCTGATATTGGTGGCTATTTCCCTATAATTGACCAG GAAATGTCAACAGTAGGGGGGTGCCGATACCGACAGTCAATTCCAcagggaggaggtggccgtTTGGACATCAACGCAAACTATGGGGTTCGACGGGCATTTCTTCCTCAG GGAAAGAGAAGTTACTCCCCTCTTCAACAACCAACAACTCAACAAGTGATGATTGACACCATTTCAGCTGGGCCAACGAATGTCTTCCTCATTGGAACACATACAAACTTTGCACTGTTCCTCATGAACAATCCACACCTAAAGGAAAACGTGAAGCACATTTACATAATGGGTGGGGGTGTGAGATCGCGCAATCCCACTGGTTGCTGCCTCAAGAACGACACCTTGTGTGTGCCACGACAATGTGGTGATCATGGTAACATGTTTACAACTTACACAAAAAATCCATACGCCGAGTTCAACATATTTGGAGACCCTTTTGGCGCATATCAG GTCTTTCATTCTGGAATCCCTGTCACCCTTGTGCCACTTGATGCAACCAACACGATACCAATCACTGAGGCCTTCTTCAAGGCATTTGAGGAGCAACAGAGCACTTATGAGGCACAGTACTCTTTCCAGTCTTTGAAGATTACCCGTGATACTTGGTTTGATGACCAATTCTACGCA AGTTACTTTATGTGGGATTCTTTTATGTCTGGTGTGGCACTCTCAATAATTCGCAATGGTCAGAAACCGAATGGCGAGAACGACTTTGCTGAGATGGAACTGATGAACATAACTGTGGTTACATCCAATGAACCATATGGTGTGCATGATGGATCAAATCCTTTCTTTGATGGGCATGCTAGCCCAAAGTTCAACTTACTTGAAGGTGGTGTACATAGTGGTCATGTTCAGACCGGACTCGATGATTCATTTTGTGTTTTGAAAGGGAGCATTAAAGGAAAATGCCAG GATGGATACACCAAAGAGATGGAAGGTCCTGACTCGGTTGCCGTACTTGTTGCAGTGAAGGCAAAACCTAATAGAAATGTTAAAAGCCCTCTCGATAGAGAGTTCTTCGAGAACTTCCTGGAG GTCTTGAACCGTCCTGAACACACCGGCCAATTCAACTTCACCAACCAGTTTCCTCGCTACAAAGAGATTATGTACAAACCTGATTTCAAACATCAGATTAAAGGAAAACCTGTCATTTTTGACATGGACATGAGTCCAGGAGATTTCGTTGCCCTTATGTGCCTCCTGAAAGCACCTTTGGCTGCAATTGACCTCAGA GGGATATTGGTGAGTGGCAATGGGTGGGCAAATCCGGCAACAGTAGATATTATCTACGATGTTCTCCATATGATGGGCCGTGATGACATTCCAGTAGGACTTGGGAACATCACTGCACTACGCTCCCCTGACCTTGGATGTGAATACGTGAAGGCCATACCACATGGTTCTGGGGGGTTTCTTGACACCGACACCCTTTTTGGACTGGCCCGGGTGTTACCCAGAAGTCCTAGAAG GTACACGGCAGAAAATTCAGTGAAATATGGTGCTCCTAGGGACACCGCACACCCGGAGCTCAGACAGCCATTGGCTTTCGAAGTTTGGCAACATATTAGAGAAGGACTCAAACCAACTGACAAGATAACCATCCTATCCAATGGTCCTCTCACAAACATAGCTAACATCATTCTATCTGATTCAAAGGCAGAAGCAATAATTGAG CACATTTATATAGTTGGCGGTCATTTGGCTGGCGGAGATGGAGAGGAAGGCAATGTGTTCACTGTTCCATCAAATAAGTTTTCGGAGTTCAATTTCTTTCTTGACCCTCAAGCTGCCAAGGTGGTTGTAGAATCTGGTTCAGACATCACTCTCATTCCTTTGAGAGCTCAGCGCCAGGTGGCTTCTTTCGGAAAAGTCATAAGATCGCTAAATGCTTCTGACAAGACTCCTGAATCATCATTTGTCTATCGGTTGTTGCTGTTAATGGAGAAACTGCAAAAGAGTAACAGAGCATACCGTCACACT GACATGTTCCTTGGTGAACTTCTTGGTGCAGTGTTCTTGGTTCAGCAATCGCATCTAAATCACTCAATCACTGAAAGGGCTATCAGTGTTAGTTCTGGTCATGTGAGCATTGATGGTCAGACTGTCCTCCAGCAGACGAATGGGAAGCTAGTAAAGGTATTAGATCATCTTGATCCCAATGCTTACTACACTGAGTTTGCAAAACTGCTCAATACCATGAAGCAATCTGCAGTAGTTGGCAGCTTCgatgagcaaaaaaaaaagtggaacAAATGA